A genomic window from Lotus japonicus ecotype B-129 chromosome 1, LjGifu_v1.2 includes:
- the LOC130734568 gene encoding uncharacterized protein LOC130734568 isoform X1, whose amino-acid sequence MHDLNMEEGEAETILRELVRKQNLRSGENTLAVEFQTRLLTLLRTASGHESPSLTTVDGNCSWLKALGDLALQSPLVLKDFPVEMLNEGLSGYCNLSLCDKLRLLTFICDEVLNSEKVRSHIEKENLNIEKQRKEAKALFAVAKEKNLLEETAKTVHSNGDPGSSTEQDAVVLKLTTEVAQAHSEMLEAKGRIPKRKIYDATRIEPQFVDGSGKVFWKLKCFEAGFLIHGTPCKHQSTRRGWYCI is encoded by the exons ATGCAT GATCTTAACATGGAGGAAGGGGAAGCAGAGACTATTTTGCGAGAACTAGTTCGCAAACAAAACTTGCGCAGTGGAGAGAACACCTTAGCTGTTGAGTTCCAGACTAGACTTTTGACCCTGCTCCGCACCGCTTCAGGACATGA GTCTCCATCCTTAACTACAGTAGATGGGAACTGTTCATGGTTGAAAGCTCTGGGGGATTTAGCTTTACAATCTCCTCTTGTGCTCAAGGATTTCCCTGTAGAAATGCTCAATGAAGGCCTCTCTGGGTATTGTAACTTGAGTTTGTGTGACAAGCTTAGACTCCTAACTTTCATCTGTGATGAAGTTCTTAACTCAGA GAAAGTGAGGAGTCAtattgaaaaggaaaatttaaaTATTGAGAAGCAGAGGAAAGAAGCCAAAGCTCTATTTGCGGTTGCGAAGGAAAAG AATTTGCTGGAAGAGACAGCCAAAACTGTTCATTCAAATGGGGATCCTGGGTCATCGACAGAGCAAGATGCTGTTGTCCTGAAGTTAACAACTGAAGTTGCTCAAGCTCACAGTGAGATGCTCGAGGCTAAGGGCAGGATTCCTAAAA GGAAAATTTATGATGCTACGAGGATTGAGCCTCAGTTTGTGGATGGTAGTGGTAAGGTATTTTGGAAATTGAAATGTTTTGAAG CAGGTTTTCTAATTCATGGCACACCATGCAAACATCAAAGTACAAGAAGGGGATGGTACTGCATTTGA
- the LOC130734568 gene encoding uncharacterized protein LOC130734568 isoform X2 → MHDLNMEEGEAETILRELVRKQNLRSGENTLAVEFQTRLLTLLRTASGHESPSLTTVDGNCSWLKALGDLALQSPLVLKDFPVEMLNEGLSGYCNLSLCDKLRLLTFICDEVLNSEKVRSHIEKENLNIEKQRKEAKALFAVAKEKNLLEETAKTVHSNGDPGSSTEQDAVVLKLTTEVAQAHSEMLEAKGRIPKRKIYDATRIEPQFVDGSGKVFWKLKCFEGFLIHGTPCKHQSTRRGWYCI, encoded by the exons ATGCAT GATCTTAACATGGAGGAAGGGGAAGCAGAGACTATTTTGCGAGAACTAGTTCGCAAACAAAACTTGCGCAGTGGAGAGAACACCTTAGCTGTTGAGTTCCAGACTAGACTTTTGACCCTGCTCCGCACCGCTTCAGGACATGA GTCTCCATCCTTAACTACAGTAGATGGGAACTGTTCATGGTTGAAAGCTCTGGGGGATTTAGCTTTACAATCTCCTCTTGTGCTCAAGGATTTCCCTGTAGAAATGCTCAATGAAGGCCTCTCTGGGTATTGTAACTTGAGTTTGTGTGACAAGCTTAGACTCCTAACTTTCATCTGTGATGAAGTTCTTAACTCAGA GAAAGTGAGGAGTCAtattgaaaaggaaaatttaaaTATTGAGAAGCAGAGGAAAGAAGCCAAAGCTCTATTTGCGGTTGCGAAGGAAAAG AATTTGCTGGAAGAGACAGCCAAAACTGTTCATTCAAATGGGGATCCTGGGTCATCGACAGAGCAAGATGCTGTTGTCCTGAAGTTAACAACTGAAGTTGCTCAAGCTCACAGTGAGATGCTCGAGGCTAAGGGCAGGATTCCTAAAA GGAAAATTTATGATGCTACGAGGATTGAGCCTCAGTTTGTGGATGGTAGTGGTAAGGTATTTTGGAAATTGAAATGTTTTGAAG GTTTTCTAATTCATGGCACACCATGCAAACATCAAAGTACAAGAAGGGGATGGTACTGCATTTGA
- the LOC130734568 gene encoding uncharacterized protein LOC130734568 isoform X3: MHDLNMEEGEAETILRELVRKQNLRSGENTLAVEFQTRLLTLLRTASGHESPSLTTVDGNCSWLKALGDLALQSPLVLKDFPVEMLNEGLSGYCNLSLCDKLRLLTFICDEVLNSEKVRSHIEKENLNIEKQRKEAKALFAVAKEKNLLEETAKTVHSNGDPGSSTEQDAVVLKLTTEVAQAHSEMLEAKGRIPKRKIYDATRIEPQFVDGSGKVF, encoded by the exons ATGCAT GATCTTAACATGGAGGAAGGGGAAGCAGAGACTATTTTGCGAGAACTAGTTCGCAAACAAAACTTGCGCAGTGGAGAGAACACCTTAGCTGTTGAGTTCCAGACTAGACTTTTGACCCTGCTCCGCACCGCTTCAGGACATGA GTCTCCATCCTTAACTACAGTAGATGGGAACTGTTCATGGTTGAAAGCTCTGGGGGATTTAGCTTTACAATCTCCTCTTGTGCTCAAGGATTTCCCTGTAGAAATGCTCAATGAAGGCCTCTCTGGGTATTGTAACTTGAGTTTGTGTGACAAGCTTAGACTCCTAACTTTCATCTGTGATGAAGTTCTTAACTCAGA GAAAGTGAGGAGTCAtattgaaaaggaaaatttaaaTATTGAGAAGCAGAGGAAAGAAGCCAAAGCTCTATTTGCGGTTGCGAAGGAAAAG AATTTGCTGGAAGAGACAGCCAAAACTGTTCATTCAAATGGGGATCCTGGGTCATCGACAGAGCAAGATGCTGTTGTCCTGAAGTTAACAACTGAAGTTGCTCAAGCTCACAGTGAGATGCTCGAGGCTAAGGGCAGGATTCCTAAAA GGAAAATTTATGATGCTACGAGGATTGAGCCTCAGTTTGTGGATGGTAGTGGTAAG GTTTTCTAA
- the LOC130734568 gene encoding uncharacterized protein LOC130734568 isoform X4, whose protein sequence is MHDLNMEEGEAETILRELVRKQNLRSGENTLAVEFQTRLLTLLRTASGHESPSLTTVDGNCSWLKALGDLALQSPLVLKDFPVEMLNEGLSGYCNLSLCDKLRLLTFICDEVLNSEKVRSHIEKENLNIEKQRKEAKALFAVAKEKLETEFAGRDSQNCSFKWGSWVIDRARCCCPEVNN, encoded by the exons ATGCAT GATCTTAACATGGAGGAAGGGGAAGCAGAGACTATTTTGCGAGAACTAGTTCGCAAACAAAACTTGCGCAGTGGAGAGAACACCTTAGCTGTTGAGTTCCAGACTAGACTTTTGACCCTGCTCCGCACCGCTTCAGGACATGA GTCTCCATCCTTAACTACAGTAGATGGGAACTGTTCATGGTTGAAAGCTCTGGGGGATTTAGCTTTACAATCTCCTCTTGTGCTCAAGGATTTCCCTGTAGAAATGCTCAATGAAGGCCTCTCTGGGTATTGTAACTTGAGTTTGTGTGACAAGCTTAGACTCCTAACTTTCATCTGTGATGAAGTTCTTAACTCAGA GAAAGTGAGGAGTCAtattgaaaaggaaaatttaaaTATTGAGAAGCAGAGGAAAGAAGCCAAAGCTCTATTTGCGGTTGCGAAGGAAAAG CTTGAAACAGAATTTGCTGGAAGAGACAGCCAAAACTGTTCATTCAAATGGGGATCCTGGGTCATCGACAGAGCAAGATGCTGTTGTCCTGAAGTTAACAACTGA